From one Dermacentor silvarum isolate Dsil-2018 chromosome 3, BIME_Dsil_1.4, whole genome shotgun sequence genomic stretch:
- the LOC125943976 gene encoding uncharacterized protein LOC125943976, protein MEIKVGARFASYDEFDRALRKLQLQTNALFVKKNTKSVEVVNAHLASGAVELDRKLKFANATFTCKHGGNHRTRGTGIRPNQRTMKHDCPARIVIAARRASQELELTCVMLEHNHDTTSDMFASYPECRKLNENEAKLVHPLLEMNVRLSLIVQKLKEDTGNTTVTSLLKIIIAKDTQNIKTSKSRGNDVEKLMQVICDLREKEKATVISITDENKELQVLYVQTKQMHRMFKGYPEVLILDATYRTNKHRMPLFVFMVEDGAGASHVVAYAFVASEQQHVVTKLLETFVHANSAAARTNVVIVDKDFTEIAAIRETFHSRPAVQLCQFHVMKAFRAAAGQLAHSAEERERLVASFSEMVNAPNPEKFEEAQTDYLRHANAQACTYFEKNWRNIPNMWARHLCDKEFTAGNNTTNRVESHNAKIKQILSSSDKLHEALRGVVKLSSVLTQEARHRACVMKTSTFYSYDASSNIEAICAKKLTPYACSTIYKEAAKARKAPPEIQQLEPAVYTVSSACGTWHVVSEKTCTCTCTTFSRMGLLCRHIVAVYERTGAVPELSKFVKPRWFKFYHLRVMAADNNAEENCDASQESTEPLTMPGPAFHKMNRNQLFNHAMRTLKTIADFLADSPHEVFAARLEILENVYAEWLTEKSSGSARHVEQTKANQQTSTADSSVLPQAPSTLPQATSIQQAPSTLPHEPSILSQATPVLPQAPSTLPHEPSILSQATSVLPQAPSTLPQEPSIPSQAASMLPQAPSSPSQLRLPLAKPRGRPKCKSVQRSKMPRQLSEIAATPFVQLAEIAQHKREFLLGIKWFMVHTYVVLLSILLTEIVGEATASKVLDHGYIIDEADVEVRPELLPSGLLDYRVQMRQLLPYFSGDAWLLLTSAVSTKKKNELWLCHACKEKDSGEIKMICCDHCLQWFHWTCAAVKQADAKKKLWFCRPCSDNGRI, encoded by the exons ATGGAGATTAAGGTTGGTGCAAGGTTTGCGTCGTACGACGAATTTGATAGGGCTTTGCGCAAGTTGCAGCTGCAGACAAACGCACTGTTCGTCAAAAAGAATACAAAATCAGTAGAGGTTGTCAACGCACACCTGGCATCCGGAGCTGTTGAGTTGGACAGAAAATTGAAGTTCGCCAACGCAACATTCACATGCAAGCACGGCGGTAACCATAGAACAAGGGGCACGGGGATACGCCCAAACCAGAG aACAATGAAGCATGACTGCCCGGCTAGAATTGTGATTGCTGCCAGGCGTGCAAGCCAAGAGCTGGAACTCACCTGTGTTATGCTAGAACACAATCATGACACCACATCTGATATGTTTGCCTCCTATCCGGAGTGCAGGAAGCTGAATGAAAATGAGGCGAAGCTTGTGCATCCACTCCTTGAGATGAACGTGCGACTCAGCCTCATCGTACAGAAGCTCAAGGAAGACACAGGTAACACTACTGTCACATCATTGCT GAAAATAATCATTGCAAAGGACACACAGAACATAAAAACTAGCAAGAGCAGAGGAAATGATGTAGAAAAGCTCATGCAAGTAATCTGCGACCTTCgtgaaaaagaaaaggcaacaGTTATTTCAATTACAGATGAAAACAAAGAGCTCCAGGTTCTCTACGTGCAAACAAAACAAATGCACAGGATGTTTAAGGGATATCCCGAGGTTTTAATCCTAGACGCCACGTACCGAACTAACAAGCACAGAATGCCTTTGTTTGTGTTCATGGTTGAAGATGGCGCAGGTGCCAGCCATGTCGTCGCATATGCCTTCGTTGCATCCGAACAACAACATGTTGTCACTAAGCTGCTTGAAACTTTTGTTCATGCAAATTCAGCTGCAGCTCGCACTAATGTTGTCATTGTGGACAAAGACTTCACAGAAATAGCTGCAATACGAGAAACGTTTCACTCAAGACCTGCTGTGCAGCTCTGCCAATTTCATGTGATGAAGGCTTTCCGGGCAGCTGCCGGACAGTTGGCACATTCGGCAGAAGAAAGGGAGAGATTAGTCGCCAGCTTCAGTGAAATGGTGAATGCCCCAAATCCAGAAAAATTTGAAGAGGCACAGACAGACTACTTACGACACGCCAATGCTCAAGCATGTACTTACTTTGAGAAAAATTGGAGAAACATTCCCAACATGTGGGCAAGACACCTCTGTGACAAGGAGTTCACTGCAGGTAATAACACCACCAACAGAGTTGAATCTCACAACGCCAAGATCAAGCAAATTTTGTCATCATCTGACAAATTACACGAGGCACTGAGGGGCGTTGTCAAGCTGTCAAGTGTACTCACGCAAGAAGCTAGACATCGTGCATGTGTCATGAAAACATCAACATTTTACTCGTATGACGCATCAAGTAATATTGAAGCCATATGTGCCAAGAAGTTGACTCCTTATGCTTGTTCTACAATTTACAAAGAAGCTGCCAAAGCTAGAAAAGCACCTCCGGAAATACAGCAACTAGAGCCAGCTGTTTATACTGTATCAAGTGCTTGTGGCACCTGGCATGTAGTTTCAGAGAAAACTTGCACGTGCACGTGCACCACCTTTTCTAGGATGGGGCTACTGTGTCGGCACATTGTGGCTGTGTATGAAAGAACTGGTGCTGTGCCTGAACTGTCCAAATTTGTCAAACCACGATGGTTCAAGTTTTATCACCTCAGAGTCATGGCTGCTGACAACAATGCTGAAGAGAATTGTGATGCATCACAAGAAAGCACGGAACCACTAACTATGCCAGGGCCAGCATTTCATAAAATGAACAGAAACCAACTATTCAATCATGCGATGAGGACACTGAAGACAATAGCAGATTTCCTTGCCGACTCTCCGCATGAGGTCTTTGCGGCCCGACTTGAAATTCTCGAGAATGTTTATGCAGAATGGCTTACAGAAAAGTCCTCAGGTTCTGCTAGACACGTTGAGCAAACTAAAGCTAACCAGCAAACCAGCACAGCTGACTCCTCTGTGCTGCCACAAGCCCCTTCCACTCTGCCACAAGCAACTTCAATACAACAAGCCCCTTCTACGCTACCACATGAACCTTCCATTCTGTCACAAGCAACTCCTGTGCTACCACAAGCCCCTTCCACTCTGCCACATGAACCTTCCATTCTGTCACAAGCAACTTCAGTGCTACCACAAGCCCCTTCTACGTTGCCACAAGAACCTTCCATTCCGTCACAAGCAGCTTCAATGCTGCCACAAGCCCCCTCCAGCCCCTCACAGCTCAGACTTCCACTTGCGAAGCCGAGAGGGCGCCCGAAGTGCAAGTCTGTGCAAAGAAGCAAAATGCCAAGGCAACTCTCCGAAATTGCTGCAACACCATTTGTGCAGCTGGCTGAGATTGCTCAACATAAGCGTGAGTTTTTACTTGGCATAAAATGGTTCATGGTGCATACTTATGTGGTGCTTCTTTCAATTCTCCTGACGGAAATTGTGGGGGAGGCTACTGCCAGCAAGGTGCTAGACCATGGCTACATCATTGATGAGGCCGATGTTGAAGTACGGCCAGAGTTGCTCCCAAGTGGACTTTTGGATTATCGAGTTCAGATGCGGCAACTGCTGCCGTACTTTTCGGGCGATGCCTGGCTGCTACTTACATCTGCAG TTTCTACCAAGAAGAAAAACGAACTGTGGTTGTGCCATGCCTGCAAAGAAAAGGACAGTGGCGAGATCAAAATGATTTGCTGTGACCACTGCCTGCAATGGTTTCACTG GACTTGTGCTGCAGTCAAGCAAGCAGATGCAAAGAAGAAGTTGTGGTTCTGCAGGCCCTGCAGCGACAACGGCAGAATTTAG